One genomic window of Augochlora pura isolate Apur16 chromosome 5, APUR_v2.2.1, whole genome shotgun sequence includes the following:
- the Fd102c gene encoding forkhead domain 102C: MCSNESPPPAKEPLAVGLGNPMAGFLPGLEHYRLQLYHYAMAERLRLAQQLHPQHPGVGPPPSSAPTHLGMSPGFPAPLPLYPAAAAAGYPGRLALSMALLHPHHQRIPEEPKPQHSYIGLIAMAILSSPEKKLVLSDIYQHILEHYPYFRTRGPGWRNSIRHNLSLNDCFVKSGRSANGKGHYWAIHPANLEDFRRGDFRRRKAQRKVRRHMGLAVDEEPDSPSPPPLPATPPPPATLGPPVASQTISGIWTHHHHPQHQQQQQQQQQQQQQQQQQQQQQQQQQQQQQIFQSQTLRQTSSFQPSRKRLFDVASLLAPDDQHQIESDLRPTKTRRFSCSEDELHDLHEPDQDEEDVDVDVVAETNAMPSPNTTPSASPDAKVISSGAHWSNQTLQNSSTQISGLHLHNHLQARSYYVPATSSTGSSV, from the coding sequence ATGTGCAGTAACGAGAGTCCTCCGCCGGCGAAGGAGCCGCTGGCCGTCGGCCTCGGCAACCCCATGGCTGGGTTTCTGCCTGGTCTCGAGCACTACCGTCTTCAATTGTACCATTACGCGATGGCGGAGAGGCTGCGGCTGGCTCAACAGTTGCATCCTCAGCATCCAGGGGTCGGTCCTCCGCCGTCCAGTGCCCCGACTCACTTGGGGATGAGCCCCGGGTTCCCCGCTCCATTGCCGTTGTACccggcggccgccgcggcaGGGTACCCGGGCCGACTGGCTCTGTCGATGGCTCTGTTGCACCCTCACCATCAGAGAATACCGGAGGAGCCGAAACCCCAGCACAGCTACATCGGGCTCATCGCCATGGCGATCTTGTCCTCGCCCGAGAAAAAACTGGTGCTGTCGGACATTTATCAGCATATTTTGGAGCACTATCCTTACTTCCGTACCCGGGGACCAGGCTGGAGGAACTCGATCAGGCACAACCTGTCTCTGAACGACTGCTTCGTGAAATCCGGCAGAAGCGCGAACGGAAAGGGACACTACTGGGCTATACACCCTGCCAACTTGGAGGACTTCCGGCGCGGGGACTTCCGGAGGCGCAAGGCCCAAAGAAAAGTCCGCCGGCACATGGGTCTGGCGGTGGACGAGGAGCCCGACAGCCCCAGTCCGCCCCCGTTACCCGCGACGCCGCCACCTCCGGCCACCCTGGGTCCGCCGGTCGCGTCGCAAACCATCTCCGGTATCTGGACGCATCATCATCACCCGCAacaccagcagcagcagcagcagcaacagcagcagcagcagcaacagcagcagcagcagcagcagcaacagcagcaacagcaacaacaacagatCTTCCAAAGCCAGACGTTGAGGCAGACGTCTTCGTTTCAACCCTCGAGGAAGAGGCTGTTCGACGTAGCGTCGCTGCTGGCGCCCGATGACCAGCACCAAATCGAGTCCGACCTGAGGCCAACGAAGACGAGGCGGTTTAGCTGCAGCGAGGACGAACTGCACGATCTCCACGAACCGGACCAGGACGAGGAAGACGTCGACGTGGACGTGGTCGCCGAGACGAACGCCATGCCGTCACCCAATACCACCCCCTCGGCCAGCCCCGACGCCAAAGTCATTTCCTCTGGAGCACACTGGAGCAACCAGACTCTACAGAACTCGAGCACTCAGATCTCCGGGCTGCATCTACACAATCACCTACAGGCCAGGAGTTACTACGTTCCGGCCACCTCCAGCACCGGGTCCAGCGTTTAA
- the LOC144469944 gene encoding mitochondrial import inner membrane translocase subunit Tim17-A, translated as MEYNREPCPWRIVDDCGGAFTMGAICGSLFQSFIGFRNAPSGINKRLLGGLSAVKNRVPQVAGNFALWGGLFSAIECTLIRCRSKDDPWNSILSGALTGGVLAARTGIPSMIGSATVGGVFLALVEGFGIMATRLHADSFAQHIQMYDAENLPEFQGLSSRSRIGFSGAPVNGDIPPRQMNGANSVDVDRIGKGR; from the exons ATGGAATATAACCGAGAACCGTGTCCCTGGAGGATTGTCGACGACTGCGGAGGCGCTTTCACCATGGGTGCCATTTGTGGATCACTCTTTCAG AGCTTCATCGGCTTCCGAAACGCGCCTTCGGGAATCAATAAAAGGCTGCTCGGCGGTCTGTCGGCGGTGAAGAATCGGGTGCCCCAAGTGGCCGGAAACTTTGCGCTCTGGGGTGGCCTGTTCTCCGCGATCGAGTGTACCCTAATCCGTTGCCGATCGAAGGACGATCCTTGGAACTCGATCCTGAGCGGCGCCCTAACCGGAGGCGTCCTCGCCGCGAGGACCGGCATCCCGTCCATGATAGGAAGCGCGACCGTCGGCGGTGTGTTCCTGGCGTTGGTCGAAGGTTTCGGGATCATGGCGACGAGGCTTCACGCCGATTCGTTCGCCCAACATATACAGATGTACGATGCCGAAAATCTTCCCGAGTTCCAGGGTCTGTCCTCTAGGAGCAGAATCGGCTTCAGTGGAGCGCCAGTAAACGGGGACATACCCCCGAGGCAAATGAACGGCGCAAACTCTGTTGATGTAGACAGAATCGGCAAGGGCAGATGA